The Paenibacillus sp. FSL R7-0204 genome includes a region encoding these proteins:
- a CDS encoding family 16 glycoside hydrolase yields the protein MLTHKVMRLLLVLAVAFTGFIPQTAGAAEPEPGTEPVPQVAAAGPATIQNYPMPSIYTPSSVYSLKVNNEAVPVIKYLPDYDYAQFSFDGTVSLEVTADKPITSYSISPLAKNITGTVNGNKLTFTLSASTYVIVDINAPANEDPNEKDPDKRRKRLVIAADPLETDIPASSGPGIYNVTAAPYNADKTGATITSGAIQQAIDAANQAGGGIVYIPAGVYKSSNLTLKSNVTFYLAGGAVIVGTGRGEDYRNDFRKDSISDGTYFIRTATNSVNITMRGRGTIDGKGIEMRKRKMTNPPATHKQGEGFINNLVVPMATSNFKFDGLTLRDGGFWAFLVVRSDNVTITNYKGYQDLFTLEDDAIDINESQNVLVKHALAISDDDTFSTKTWPQKGMSKDWPGAIEHLENVVFEDCFAWTRCAAFKLGMGICTPQIGVTIRNSYVYQSARALLVDHAYTENPLPVEGWAQDVTFENIDIERVGINQFGNYWLRVSTSTAGDVSNVILRNINVRETGGDSPIQGNPTRGGMVNGVTFENVVVKGTLAKNLSDLKVSIKNENVSGVVFANTDQAWFSDHFTSGLLPDWTVASGTNSWAVTDRTGNRVLSTSQTTTALITAKAGTSWTDYTYESRARLPLINGSENAGIVFRVQDQNNFYMYRIDASTSQLQLYKAVAGTLTQVSTTSFVPVKNQWYTLKATVQGNTIKGYVDGVLKTTWTNPVNELTTGGIGFRTTSAGVWYDDAKVTAIHNPPTDITLSATQVPELTTPGGVVGTFTTAHPDAGQTFTYALVPGQGDADNSSFSIAPQGDRLILRTMPDYEAKSSYSIRVKSIDANGLSLEKSFTIQVTDVDETPIDANPNSVRFTDNFEDGNTTGWTAASGTWSVTTDGSTKALIQTKGNGAGLITAGDSWQDIAMEAKVKVPIANANAGILFRVQDANNYYMYRINVNDKKLELFKAVNGTLTPVSSTLFADAAAGQWYTLKAVIKGNRILGFVDGQLKLEWTNPQTELTAGKIGFRTTSQNAVFDNARVTGIHKVTANALKTVTQDVYEAVTPEGNRLSVSPGSPFAGETLTLTAEGHNQSLVPATPGDERYHPEAWNSTEEGMAGVFTVTDDVYQAAYVPSAVGDYKITVIYRKQIWDGSAWADTELTDTLMVDIKVIPKPADVEDDSTTEQDPPVLG from the coding sequence ATGCTTACTCACAAAGTCATGAGATTGCTGCTGGTGCTTGCCGTTGCATTCACGGGGTTCATCCCGCAGACCGCCGGTGCAGCTGAACCGGAACCGGGAACGGAACCGGTACCGCAGGTGGCCGCCGCTGGCCCGGCAACCATCCAGAATTACCCGATGCCGTCTATCTATACTCCGTCTTCTGTTTACTCGTTGAAGGTGAACAATGAGGCGGTCCCCGTCATCAAGTATTTGCCTGATTATGACTACGCCCAGTTCTCCTTTGACGGAACGGTCAGCCTTGAGGTGACGGCAGACAAGCCGATTACCTCGTATTCGATCAGCCCGCTGGCCAAGAACATCACGGGGACGGTCAACGGCAACAAGCTGACCTTCACGCTGTCGGCCTCTACCTATGTGATCGTAGATATTAATGCGCCTGCGAACGAAGATCCGAATGAGAAGGACCCGGACAAGCGCCGAAAAAGACTCGTGATCGCCGCCGATCCGCTGGAGACTGACATCCCCGCGTCCTCCGGCCCGGGAATCTACAATGTGACCGCTGCACCGTACAACGCAGACAAGACGGGGGCGACGATAACCTCGGGCGCTATCCAGCAGGCGATTGATGCTGCCAATCAGGCCGGAGGCGGTATCGTCTATATTCCGGCGGGCGTATATAAGAGCAGCAACCTGACCCTCAAAAGCAATGTCACCTTCTACCTGGCCGGAGGAGCCGTCATTGTTGGAACAGGCCGGGGCGAGGACTACCGGAATGACTTCCGCAAGGATTCGATCTCGGATGGAACCTATTTCATCCGCACCGCTACTAATTCCGTGAATATCACCATGCGGGGACGCGGAACCATTGACGGCAAAGGGATAGAAATGCGCAAACGCAAGATGACGAACCCGCCTGCAACCCATAAGCAGGGAGAAGGATTCATTAATAACCTGGTGGTGCCGATGGCGACCAGCAACTTCAAGTTCGACGGATTAACCCTTCGGGACGGCGGCTTCTGGGCGTTTCTGGTCGTCCGCTCCGATAACGTAACCATCACCAACTATAAGGGATACCAGGATTTATTTACGCTTGAGGATGATGCCATCGATATTAACGAGAGCCAGAACGTGCTGGTGAAGCATGCGCTTGCCATCTCGGATGACGATACCTTCTCCACCAAGACCTGGCCGCAGAAAGGAATGTCCAAGGACTGGCCGGGAGCCATCGAGCATCTGGAGAATGTGGTCTTCGAGGACTGCTTCGCCTGGACACGCTGCGCCGCCTTCAAGCTGGGGATGGGCATATGCACGCCGCAGATTGGCGTAACCATCCGCAATTCGTATGTATATCAAAGCGCGCGGGCGCTGCTGGTGGATCATGCCTATACAGAGAATCCGCTCCCGGTCGAAGGCTGGGCCCAGGATGTGACCTTCGAGAATATCGATATTGAACGGGTGGGCATCAACCAGTTCGGCAATTACTGGCTGCGGGTCTCCACCAGTACAGCAGGGGATGTAAGCAATGTTATTCTCCGGAACATCAATGTCCGCGAGACGGGAGGAGATTCTCCTATTCAGGGCAATCCCACCAGAGGCGGGATGGTGAACGGGGTTACTTTTGAAAATGTGGTGGTCAAAGGAACGCTGGCGAAGAATCTCAGTGATCTGAAGGTGAGCATCAAGAATGAGAATGTAAGCGGAGTCGTCTTCGCGAATACGGATCAGGCCTGGTTCAGCGATCACTTCACCTCCGGGCTGCTCCCGGATTGGACCGTGGCTTCAGGTACCAACAGTTGGGCGGTAACCGATCGAACAGGGAACCGGGTGCTGTCCACCAGCCAGACCACGACGGCGCTGATTACCGCCAAGGCCGGTACATCCTGGACAGATTACACGTATGAATCCAGAGCCAGACTGCCTCTCATTAATGGAAGCGAGAACGCAGGCATTGTCTTCCGGGTGCAGGATCAGAACAACTTCTATATGTACCGGATCGATGCCAGCACAAGCCAGCTGCAGCTCTACAAGGCTGTAGCCGGAACGTTGACGCAGGTCTCGACTACCTCGTTCGTGCCTGTTAAGAACCAATGGTATACCCTTAAGGCGACGGTCCAGGGCAACACTATCAAAGGGTATGTGGACGGAGTGCTGAAGACAACATGGACCAATCCGGTCAATGAATTAACCACGGGCGGAATCGGCTTCCGCACCACTTCAGCCGGGGTCTGGTATGACGATGCCAAGGTGACTGCCATTCACAATCCGCCCACTGATATTACACTCAGCGCTACCCAGGTGCCAGAGCTTACAACTCCAGGAGGTGTAGTGGGCACCTTCACTACAGCCCATCCGGATGCGGGCCAGACCTTTACTTACGCGCTGGTTCCCGGGCAGGGAGACGCCGATAACAGCAGCTTCTCCATTGCCCCGCAGGGAGACAGGCTGATCCTCCGCACTATGCCCGATTATGAAGCGAAGAGCAGCTACAGCATCCGGGTGAAGAGCATTGATGCCAATGGCCTGTCTCTGGAGAAGAGCTTCACGATTCAGGTTACAGATGTGGACGAGACTCCGATTGATGCCAATCCGAATTCCGTCCGGTTCACGGATAACTTTGAGGATGGGAATACGACGGGCTGGACGGCTGCCAGCGGGACCTGGAGTGTAACCACTGACGGCAGTACGAAAGCCTTGATCCAGACAAAAGGAAATGGGGCGGGGCTCATTACAGCCGGGGATTCATGGCAAGATATTGCTATGGAAGCCAAGGTGAAGGTTCCCATCGCGAATGCTAATGCCGGCATTCTTTTCCGGGTGCAGGACGCCAATAACTATTACATGTACCGCATCAATGTAAACGACAAGAAGCTGGAGCTGTTTAAGGCGGTAAACGGAACGCTGACCCCTGTGTCCAGTACCCTCTTCGCCGATGCGGCTGCGGGCCAGTGGTATACGCTGAAGGCAGTCATCAAAGGAAATAGAATTCTAGGCTTTGTGGACGGCCAGTTGAAGCTTGAATGGACGAACCCGCAAACGGAATTAACTGCAGGTAAGATCGGCTTCCGAACAACCTCCCAGAATGCGGTGTTCGATAATGCCCGCGTTACAGGGATACACAAGGTGACGGCCAATGCGCTTAAGACGGTAACCCAAGATGTGTATGAAGCGGTTACGCCTGAAGGTAACCGGCTCAGCGTTAGCCCGGGCAGCCCTTTTGCAGGGGAAACACTTACCCTGACGGCCGAAGGCCATAACCAGAGCCTGGTACCTGCCACCCCCGGAGATGAACGTTATCATCCGGAGGCCTGGAACTCCACAGAGGAAGGTATGGCAGGCGTCTTCACCGTAACGGATGATGTGTATCAGGCTGCATATGTTCCGTCTGCTGTAGGTGATTACAAGATAACCGTTATCTACCGCAAGCAGATATGGGACGGCTCAGCCTGGGCCGATACGGAGCTGACGGATACCCTGATGGTAGACATTAAGGTCATCCCGAAACCGGCAGATGTGGAGGATGACAGCACCACTGAGCAGGACCCGCCGGTCCTCGGTTAA
- a CDS encoding RNA polymerase sigma factor, translated as MEDQGIIQLYLQRSQQAIFETRNKYGAYCRAIARNIVANSSDIEECENDTYLAAWNAIPPNQPRRLPVFLGRITRNIALDKHGYNTAKKRSRQLEVILEELEDCLPAAETVETQYAAGETARLINEFLYGLEEGTRNLFIRRYWYADSIESLAGRFDMSSSKVKSSLFRTRNKLRVHLDQGGVHV; from the coding sequence ATGGAAGATCAGGGAATCATTCAGCTATACTTACAGCGCTCACAGCAGGCCATATTCGAGACCCGGAACAAATACGGCGCGTACTGCCGGGCGATCGCCAGGAACATTGTCGCGAACTCTTCCGATATCGAAGAGTGTGAGAACGATACATACCTGGCTGCATGGAACGCTATTCCGCCTAACCAGCCGAGAAGGCTGCCGGTATTCCTGGGGCGGATCACCCGCAATATCGCGCTCGACAAGCATGGTTATAATACAGCCAAGAAGCGGAGCCGCCAGCTTGAGGTGATTCTGGAGGAGCTGGAGGACTGTCTGCCTGCGGCGGAGACCGTGGAAACTCAGTATGCCGCCGGTGAGACCGCGCGGTTAATCAATGAATTCCTGTACGGGCTGGAGGAGGGGACACGAAATTTATTCATCAGGCGGTATTGGTATGCGGATTCCATAGAATCCCTGGCCGGCAGGTTCGATATGAGCAGCAGTAAGGTGAAATCGAGCCTATTCAGGACCCGGAACAAGCTTAGAGTTCATTTAGACCAGGGGGGCGTTCACGTATGA
- a CDS encoding carbohydrate ABC transporter permease, with product MKNWARKDSSIAWLFLAPSVVGFALFYLIPFGMGVFYSFMDRTVGGQYVGLQNYREVIAGESFRKAASNTFYFSMVSVPLLIVLSLGLALLLHRKLYFQKWLRTAYVLPLVVPVASIILVWQILFDWNGVLNAWLSGFGRTRVDWMKTEAARNVIMLMYVWKNIGYNVILFLAGLQQIPKDYYETAQIEGAGRIRQFRSITLVYLTSTMFFVVIMSVINSFKVFRETYLIAGAYPHDSIYMLQHYMNNMFLSLDLQKMTAASTLMVGGILIIVLGLFAMERRYRRYME from the coding sequence TTGAAGAATTGGGCCCGTAAAGATTCATCGATTGCATGGTTGTTTCTGGCACCCAGTGTGGTTGGGTTCGCCCTATTCTATCTGATTCCGTTCGGCATGGGCGTGTTCTACTCCTTCATGGACCGCACGGTGGGCGGCCAATACGTGGGACTGCAGAATTACCGGGAGGTGATTGCCGGCGAATCCTTCCGGAAGGCGGCCTCTAATACCTTCTACTTCAGTATGGTGAGTGTTCCGCTGCTGATTGTGCTGTCGCTGGGACTAGCGCTGCTGCTGCACCGGAAGTTGTATTTTCAGAAATGGCTGCGGACGGCGTATGTCCTCCCGCTGGTCGTTCCTGTCGCCTCGATTATACTGGTCTGGCAGATCCTGTTCGACTGGAACGGAGTATTGAACGCCTGGCTGAGCGGCTTCGGCCGGACGCGGGTGGACTGGATGAAGACGGAGGCGGCGCGGAATGTCATCATGCTGATGTATGTCTGGAAAAACATCGGGTATAACGTGATCCTGTTCCTGGCCGGCTTGCAGCAGATTCCGAAGGATTATTATGAGACCGCCCAGATCGAGGGGGCCGGACGGATAAGGCAGTTCCGTAGCATTACGCTGGTCTATTTAACCTCAACGATGTTTTTTGTCGTCATTATGTCGGTCATTAATTCCTTCAAGGTCTTCCGGGAGACGTATCTGATAGCCGGAGCTTACCCGCATGACAGTATCTATATGCTGCAGCACTATATGAACAATATGTTCCTGTCGCTTGACCTCCAGAAGATGACGGCTGCCTCGACCTTAATGGTCGGCGGCATTCTGATCATCGTGCTCGGATTGTTCGCTATGGAACGCCGCTACCGGCGATATATGGAATAG
- a CDS encoding carbohydrate ABC transporter permease, whose product MGAIALLMLFPIGVTLINSFMSSREIGINYGPIGQMNQVTPGRSDPFANLKWLPDQVSLEQYGKVLLDSPMYLSMFWNSVFLVVPIIAGQTLIAALAAYAFSKLRFRGREALFLVYVLTMLMPFQVTLVPNYIMADRLGLLNSAGAIILPGIFAAFGVFMLRQFMLDIPYAYIEAAKMDGAGHLRIFYTIIVPMVQPGLAALTILLFVDYWNMVEQPLIFLDDPLRQPLSVYLSNISSEKGLAFAASMIYMAPMVLLFLYAETYFIEGIQLSGIKG is encoded by the coding sequence ATGGGGGCGATTGCCCTACTGATGCTGTTCCCCATCGGAGTGACCCTCATCAATTCGTTCATGAGCAGCCGCGAAATCGGGATCAATTACGGCCCCATCGGACAGATGAATCAGGTAACTCCAGGCAGGAGCGATCCGTTCGCCAACCTGAAATGGCTGCCGGATCAGGTCTCTCTGGAGCAATATGGCAAGGTGTTGCTGGACAGCCCGATGTACTTGTCGATGTTCTGGAATTCGGTCTTCCTGGTGGTGCCGATCATTGCCGGACAGACGCTGATCGCCGCGCTCGCGGCCTATGCGTTCTCCAAGCTGAGATTCCGGGGCCGGGAAGCGCTGTTCCTGGTCTATGTCCTGACGATGCTGATGCCCTTTCAGGTCACGCTGGTGCCCAATTACATCATGGCAGACCGGCTGGGGCTGCTGAATAGCGCGGGGGCCATTATCCTGCCCGGTATTTTTGCCGCCTTCGGTGTGTTCATGCTCAGGCAGTTCATGCTGGATATCCCGTATGCCTACATCGAAGCGGCCAAGATGGACGGAGCCGGACATTTGCGTATTTTCTATACGATTATTGTTCCGATGGTCCAGCCGGGCCTGGCCGCTCTGACGATTCTGTTATTCGTCGATTATTGGAATATGGTGGAGCAGCCGCTTATTTTCCTGGACGACCCGCTGAGGCAGCCCTTATCCGTCTACTTATCGAATATCAGCAGTGAGAAGGGCCTGGCGTTCGCCGCTTCCATGATCTATATGGCACCGATGGTCCTGCTGTTTCTGTATGCGGAGACGTATTTCATTGAAGGGATTCAATTGTCCGGAATCAAGGGCTGA
- a CDS encoding efflux RND transporter periplasmic adaptor subunit — METTGVPADRRRKKNIRTAFLLLMGVLLFFTFFSNTLQSLTLPKVTTVKPQTKSLEFTLEGSGKLTPVSEAKLLNASGWKVRQVLVKEGERVTKGQPLIRYDSQAAEAELKDEVAALDKQKIAQQTLQDQFIQIYAEGDELQIRKARREIEAGKVDQVTQARKIAGLRERLTAQQQLAAPFDGVVTQVNAIAGMLSAGEADLVLSSSSKGYRFDFTADAELLASLGVTLGEQLEVQVQPAEGKQARSLQGKVAEIKDAQARTGSASAEENGRVEQIAQKNVFIVLNEESLKGGEQVQIKLKKPSRQEGLLVSNKVIRQLGERSYIYKIEEQRGALGNTFIAREVTIRSSTTNGIDSIIQTDNLYEDELIILESSEPLQDGNRVRLQ, encoded by the coding sequence ATGGAGACTACAGGAGTGCCCGCAGACCGCAGGCGCAAAAAAAATATCAGAACAGCCTTCCTTCTGCTCATGGGCGTGTTACTCTTCTTCACCTTCTTCAGCAATACGCTGCAGTCGTTGACCCTGCCCAAAGTGACCACGGTAAAGCCGCAGACCAAGAGCCTAGAATTCACGCTGGAGGGCAGCGGGAAGCTTACGCCCGTGAGTGAAGCGAAGCTCCTGAATGCCAGCGGCTGGAAGGTCCGGCAGGTTCTTGTGAAGGAGGGGGAACGGGTTACGAAGGGGCAGCCGCTGATCCGCTATGACAGCCAGGCGGCCGAAGCGGAGCTGAAGGATGAAGTCGCGGCGCTCGATAAGCAAAAGATCGCGCAGCAGACGCTGCAGGATCAGTTCATTCAGATCTACGCGGAAGGTGATGAGCTTCAGATTCGCAAGGCCCGGCGCGAGATTGAAGCGGGTAAGGTCGATCAGGTCACCCAGGCGCGGAAAATTGCCGGATTGAGAGAGCGGTTAACGGCGCAGCAGCAGCTTGCGGCCCCCTTCGACGGGGTGGTTACCCAGGTGAATGCCATTGCGGGAATGCTGTCTGCGGGGGAAGCGGATCTGGTCCTGTCGAGCAGCAGCAAGGGGTATCGGTTCGACTTCACGGCAGACGCGGAGCTGTTAGCCAGCCTCGGGGTTACCTTGGGGGAGCAGCTTGAGGTGCAGGTTCAACCGGCAGAGGGCAAGCAGGCCCGTTCCTTGCAGGGTAAGGTTGCAGAGATCAAGGATGCTCAGGCGCGTACCGGCAGCGCATCTGCTGAGGAGAACGGCAGGGTGGAGCAAATTGCGCAGAAGAATGTCTTCATTGTGCTGAATGAAGAGTCGCTTAAGGGGGGTGAGCAGGTTCAGATTAAGCTGAAGAAGCCTTCCCGGCAGGAGGGACTCCTCGTATCCAATAAGGTTATCCGCCAATTGGGTGAGCGCAGCTATATCTATAAGATCGAGGAGCAGAGGGGGGCGCTGGGCAATACCTTTATCGCCCGCGAGGTTACGATCCGCTCCAGTACCACCAATGGCATAGACAGCATCATCCAGACGGATAACCTGTATGAGGATGAGCTGATTATTCTGGAGAGCAGCGAGCCCCTGCAGGACGGCAACCGTGTACGTCTGCAGTAG
- a CDS encoding ABC transporter substrate-binding protein — MRTKLKMGFLGMSLAFTTVMTACSSGNSAEAPSTDGKTVLTLSVRQDSEFYRALEKKFEQAYPDIDLQVKAYKAIGEKAQDYEKYIKSAGTELLSGKGADIYETSSLPVSEYVNKQLFLNMDDYLKQSQTLKQEDLELNVLNALKLNGGTYMIPSGYGLRAFLGDGDALKQVNVDDKSWTWQQFSGSAKSMIEAGQKAGSGHRFALQEYPPEMLLQEMVMDGYNQFVDAAARKAKFDSPAFIFMMQQIKEMYDDGVMSAGSGEADNQLFYSAFLQTPADFVNVPYTYFANPKLLIKPHSGSSGAMRIVPTATFSIQANSPVAEQAWKFMKFLLSEEGQALQSEEGFSMLKSVNDKRLSELQQEVKNGTYKLPNDQPASVPDEQFKVFREMMNTADNFAMLDVKILNIAGEEAASFFSGQKTAEEVAKLIQNKATTYLNE; from the coding sequence ATGAGAACGAAGCTGAAGATGGGCTTTCTGGGAATGAGTCTTGCTTTTACAACGGTGATGACCGCATGCAGTTCGGGGAACAGCGCGGAAGCTCCAAGCACAGACGGAAAGACCGTTCTGACATTATCGGTTAGGCAGGACAGTGAATTCTACCGTGCGCTGGAGAAGAAATTTGAGCAGGCCTATCCCGACATTGACCTGCAGGTGAAGGCGTACAAGGCGATTGGTGAGAAAGCACAGGATTATGAGAAATACATCAAAAGCGCCGGCACGGAGCTGCTCTCGGGCAAAGGAGCCGATATCTATGAAACCAGCAGTCTGCCAGTCAGCGAATACGTGAACAAGCAGCTCTTCCTGAATATGGACGATTACCTGAAGCAGTCGCAAACGCTGAAGCAGGAGGATCTGGAGCTTAATGTGCTGAATGCCCTGAAGCTGAACGGCGGCACCTATATGATTCCTTCCGGGTACGGTCTGAGAGCGTTCCTTGGGGACGGGGATGCGCTGAAGCAAGTGAACGTAGACGATAAGAGCTGGACCTGGCAGCAATTCAGCGGGAGTGCCAAATCCATGATTGAAGCCGGGCAGAAGGCCGGCTCCGGGCACCGCTTCGCGCTCCAGGAGTATCCGCCGGAGATGCTGCTTCAGGAGATGGTCATGGACGGCTATAACCAGTTCGTAGACGCTGCGGCGCGCAAAGCCAAATTCGATTCCCCTGCCTTCATATTTATGATGCAGCAGATCAAAGAGATGTATGACGATGGAGTGATGAGCGCCGGCTCGGGAGAAGCCGATAATCAATTGTTCTACTCCGCGTTTCTGCAGACCCCGGCTGATTTCGTCAATGTGCCGTATACTTACTTCGCCAATCCGAAGCTGCTGATTAAGCCGCATAGCGGAAGCTCCGGCGCCATGCGGATTGTTCCGACCGCTACGTTCTCGATACAGGCCAATTCGCCGGTGGCAGAACAGGCCTGGAAGTTCATGAAGTTCCTGCTGTCGGAGGAAGGGCAGGCCCTGCAGAGCGAGGAAGGCTTCTCCATGCTCAAATCGGTAAATGACAAGCGGCTCAGCGAGCTTCAGCAGGAAGTGAAGAACGGGACGTATAAGCTTCCAAACGACCAGCCTGCAAGTGTGCCTGACGAGCAATTCAAGGTATTCAGAGAGATGATGAATACTGCGGATAACTTCGCCATGCTGGATGTCAAAATTCTGAACATCGCCGGAGAAGAGGCAGCCTCCTTCTTCAGTGGACAGAAGACAGCGGAGGAAGTGGCGAAGCTGATCCAGAACAAGGCGACGACCTATCTGAACGAATAG
- a CDS encoding response regulator transcription factor: MKRVTILIAEDEKEIAGLIALHLEKEGYHCIQVFDGQAAVQAIQSQSIDLAILDIMMPKLDGYEVTRQVRVKHNLPIIFLSAKTSDFDKITGLVMGADDYMIKPFNPMELLARVNSQLRRSLQFSQPPGASLTSVLELGGLIISPDQHTVTLYGEEIDLTPKEFDILYLLASHPKQVFSAESIFQQVWGEAYYESGNTVMVHIRTLRRKLGEDQNKDRFIKTIWGVGYTFNA, from the coding sequence ATGAAGCGAGTTACTATTCTGATCGCAGAGGACGAGAAAGAGATTGCCGGCCTGATTGCCCTGCACCTGGAGAAGGAAGGGTATCACTGCATTCAGGTATTCGACGGACAAGCGGCCGTGCAGGCTATTCAGTCCCAATCCATTGATCTGGCCATCCTGGATATTATGATGCCGAAGCTGGACGGATACGAGGTCACCCGCCAGGTGCGGGTGAAGCATAATCTGCCGATTATTTTCCTCAGTGCCAAGACTTCTGACTTCGATAAGATTACCGGTCTTGTCATGGGCGCGGACGATTATATGATCAAGCCGTTCAATCCGATGGAGCTGCTGGCCCGGGTCAATTCCCAGTTACGGCGCTCCCTGCAGTTCAGCCAGCCTCCGGGTGCCTCTCTGACTTCGGTTCTGGAGCTGGGCGGGCTGATCATCTCCCCTGACCAGCACACCGTTACGCTGTATGGAGAAGAGATTGACCTTACGCCGAAGGAATTCGACATCCTCTATTTGCTGGCGAGCCACCCGAAGCAGGTGTTCAGTGCAGAGAGCATATTTCAGCAGGTATGGGGCGAGGCGTACTATGAGAGCGGGAATACAGTGATGGTACATATCCGCACCCTGCGCAGGAAGCTGGGAGAGGATCAGAACAAGGACCGGTTCATCAAAACCATCTGGGGTGTCGGGTACACGTTCAATGCCTAA
- a CDS encoding HAMP domain-containing sensor histidine kinase, which translates to MPKRRQGFRTRLVQLLGVSMLLSAGITYGIFKLLQLYYAGVKWEDPEAEIRRFIYRIGDFNVSLMLFIPIMLILFFMFTKPYIRYLNEISKGIHHLAGGDFHNQVRIASRDEFSAIAEDLNVAGAKLQEAVQRGDFAESSKDQLVVNLAHDLRTPLTSVLGYLDLILRDEQLPVETIRHYATIAFTKSQRLEKLIDELFEITRMNHGTLPVVKTYLDITELLRQLNEEMYPVFERNGLTSRLNVTPGLMIYGDGDLLVRVLGNLLTNAARYGQEGGYVDINSRLDAGAVAVEVINYGKPIPPEEQPHIFEMYYSGDRARTHQEGGTGLGLFIARNIVEQHDGSLSVESNELRTRFEVRLPQA; encoded by the coding sequence ATGCCTAAGAGACGCCAGGGCTTCAGAACCAGACTGGTTCAGTTACTGGGCGTAAGCATGCTGCTCTCCGCCGGGATCACCTACGGGATCTTCAAGCTGCTTCAGCTCTATTACGCCGGGGTGAAGTGGGAGGACCCGGAGGCGGAAATCCGCCGGTTCATCTACAGGATCGGAGACTTCAATGTGTCTCTGATGCTGTTCATTCCAATTATGCTGATCTTATTCTTCATGTTCACCAAGCCGTACATCCGCTACCTTAACGAGATTTCCAAGGGGATTCATCATCTGGCGGGCGGAGATTTCCATAATCAGGTGCGGATTGCCTCAAGGGATGAGTTCAGCGCAATCGCAGAGGATCTGAATGTGGCCGGAGCCAAGCTGCAGGAGGCGGTGCAAAGAGGTGATTTCGCCGAGAGCAGCAAGGACCAGCTAGTCGTCAATCTGGCGCATGATCTGCGTACACCGCTGACGTCTGTTCTCGGATATTTGGATCTGATTCTGAGGGATGAGCAATTACCAGTGGAGACGATCCGGCATTACGCGACGATTGCCTTCACCAAGTCCCAGCGGCTGGAGAAGCTGATTGACGAGCTGTTCGAGATCACCAGGATGAACCATGGCACACTGCCTGTGGTGAAGACATATCTGGATATTACCGAATTACTAAGGCAATTGAACGAGGAGATGTACCCGGTATTCGAGCGCAATGGCCTGACCTCCCGGCTGAATGTGACTCCTGGCCTAATGATTTACGGGGACGGGGATCTGCTGGTACGCGTATTAGGCAATCTGCTGACCAACGCCGCCCGTTACGGGCAGGAAGGCGGTTATGTGGATATTAACAGCCGTCTCGATGCAGGTGCAGTAGCGGTTGAGGTCATCAATTACGGAAAACCCATTCCGCCGGAGGAGCAGCCGCATATCTTCGAGATGTATTACTCGGGGGACCGGGCACGGACACATCAGGAGGGCGGGACCGGCCTGGGACTGTTCATTGCACGCAATATTGTAGAGCAGCATGACGGGAGCCTGTCTGTAGAGAGCAATGAGCTGCGGACGAGGTTCGAGGTCCGGCTGCCGCAAGCTTAA
- a CDS encoding RidA family protein produces the protein MSLNNNVIQRYNPENIAKPVGSYSHVTKISRDAEMYVFSGQIGIDQNNNIPADLNQQVTNTMSNIVAVLSSQQLTPDHVIKINIWATEEIDWDHFYSIWNEVFGPTPPSMTVAYIQGLGLPELKIELDVWAAG, from the coding sequence ATGAGCCTAAATAATAATGTCATTCAAAGATATAACCCTGAAAATATAGCAAAACCGGTTGGAAGCTACAGCCATGTGACCAAGATCAGCAGAGACGCTGAAATGTATGTCTTTTCCGGTCAAATCGGGATCGATCAGAACAATAATATTCCTGCCGATCTCAACCAGCAAGTAACCAATACCATGAGTAATATTGTCGCCGTTCTGTCCTCACAGCAGCTAACCCCGGACCATGTCATCAAAATCAACATCTGGGCCACGGAGGAAATCGACTGGGATCATTTCTATTCCATCTGGAATGAAGTGTTCGGCCCTACACCTCCTTCGATGACGGTTGCTTATATCCAGGGCTTGGGACTGCCTGAGTTAAAGATTGAACTGGATGTTTGGGCTGCTGGTTAG